The genome window CTTGCCGATGTTCGCAAGCTGCGAGTTGATCCGGTGGGCCAGGGCGTGGACCGCGGCCGGCTGGTTCGGGCCGACGGCGACGAGCGAGTGCTCCGGATGCTTTCGGAGATCGTCGACGAGGGCCCCGAAGACCTGCTCGGCATACGGGGCGGTCTCGGGAGGAGCGGCGGTCGCTTCTCCCTTGAGGGCGGCCTCGACACTCGCCAGGAAGCCGGCAATGTCGCCGCTCCGGAGGGCCAGCCGATGGTCGGCCCCCATGCCGGTCTGGGTGAATTCACACTCGACGGCGTACAGCCGGCTCATCCGGCCCGCTTCCGGGGTCCGGCTCTGGGCAAACTGCCGGGCGAGACGGAGACCATCGGGATGGCCGCCGACCAAGTCGCAGTCGACCGTCAGGATGATCCGGGCGTCGCCGAGCTCATACTGCGGACGGAGGCGTTCGCCAAAGGCGAGTGCGGCCCCTTCGGTGACGCTCGCGGCGTCGACCGAGGCGTACTCGAACCACCGCAGCTCCGGGAAGCGGCTCTGGAGCTCGCTCCGCAGGCGGGCGATCGTCGGCGAGCTCGTCGGCTGGGCGAGGATACAGAGCCCTGCCCCCTTGGTCTCGCCCCAGGTCTTCGTCGCCTTCTCAAAGAAGGCGTCGGTCTCGGTCCAGGTGCGGGTGACGCTCTCGCGGCCGACCTGCTCCGTCGGGGTTCGCAGGCGGTCGGGATCGTAGAGTTCGAGGACGGTTCCCTGGGCGTAAGCCGTGCTGGCGCCGCCGGAGGAGACGTGTTCGGCGTTGCCGTCGAGCTTGATCGGACGGCCGTCGTAGCTCGTCGCCCGCAGGGCCTGCGGGACGCCGGCGATCTCGAACGTCGTGTTGAACCACTTCGGCTTGCCCGGAGTCCGGTTCGCCGGCCGGGTCGCGAAGGGAGCGAGGGTTTCCTCTTCGAAGCGGCAGCCCGTGGCACCGCTCAGGACGAGCGAGGCCCCCATGAGCTGCAGCCAGCGGCGCCGCGAGACCCCCTTCGGGAACTCGCTGGCGGCTCGGGGAAATTCGCGGTGCATCAGTTCGGTGAACTCCGGAGAGTTCTCGAGTTCCGAAAGGCTGCGATACCAGGTCTTGGAAGGCATTCGGTTGGGACGGCGAACGAGGCTGTGCGGGCGGGACTTGGGCGAATCGCGGGAGAGTCGATCGACCGGCGGGGCCGGGACCGGCTCAGCGATGGCAGGTCGAACAGTTGGTCTTGGGATGGACTCCCAGGGCCGCCTTGATCTCCTGGCCGACCTTGGTCGCGGAGGTCTCGGGAACCCAGGCAAGGTCCGTCACCTTGTCGAGCGGGCGAAGGTGGGGCTCGGGGTTGCGATGACAGTCGAGGCAGAAGGTCATCGAGAGAGTCTTGTCCTGCCGGACGATGTCCATCCGGTCGACCCGTCCGTGGCACGAGACGCAGCCGACGCCGCGGTTCACGTGGGCGCTGTGGTCGAAATACACGTAGTCCGGAAGGTCATGGACCTTCTTCCAGGGGATCGAATCCTGGGTGGCGATGCTCTGCCGCAGGACCGCCAGCAGCGGGCTTTCGCTCCGCACGGACGCGTACGGGACGTTCCCCTTGGCGTCGGCTCCCGAGTGGCAGTTGCCGCAGGTGGCCGAGGGGGGAATCGAAGCGAAGGCAGCCTTGTCGACCGTGTTGTGGCAATACCGGCAGTCGAGCTTCAGGCGTCCGGCGTGCAGCTTGTGGCTGAACGGGATCGGCTGTTTTGGCTCATGGCCGACGTACAGCGTCTCCGGCGCCGTGGCGGCGAAGACGATGGCGCCCAGGTAGGCTCCGCCCGCCAGCAGGCCAGGAATGGCCAGCATCACGAGACGGTTTGTCCAACGGGGAAAAGTAAAACGCATCAGCCAGACTCGGGTGACACCGCAAAATGCGACGCTCAAAGGGGAACGACACAACGCGGGTCATGGAGTGCGACATCCCCCGGTTCTTAGTCTTGTGAGCGTGCGAACGGTCGTTGTTTTCGGAGAAATCTAGTTAGGGCCTCCAGCCCAGTCGCTGCGTCAAAACGTCACAGCGGACCGCGGCTGATATCAGCCGATTCGGATATCGAGGGTCCGCCGAGCCGCTTACGGAGCCCGCTTCTTCAGCTTCCGCTGCAGCGTTCGCCGCGGAATATCCAGCAGTTTGGCGGCCTGGCTGATGTTGCCTCCGCACTCATCGAGGATCCGCTGAATGTGGTTCCACTCGGCCTCCGCGAGCGACGGAGCCTGCAGCTCATCTTCCTCAATAGTGAGATCGGACTCCGGCGATGCGTCGAAAGCCGCGAGGATTTCGGTCGCATCCGCCGGTTTCGTCACGTAGTTCACCGCCCCCGCACGGATGGCCGCGATCGCGTTGGCGATGCTGCCGAAGCCCGTCAGGACGACGACGCGGGTTGTTGCACACTGTTCGCGCAGGCGTGTCAACAATTCCAGCCCGTTCATGCCGGGCATCTTGAGGTCGATGATCGCCATATCGGGACAGGCGGAGGCGGCTATCGCCAGCGCGGCGTCCCCATCAGCGGCGGTCATCACCTGATAGCCACGAGCCTCGATGGCTCGTCCCAGTCGCGTCCGAAGCACCTCATCGTCATCCACGATGAGACACGACTTAGCCTCCACCGCCATCATCAACGTTGAACTTCCACGATTAAATAATTCAGTGCGGCGTCCGGGATGCGCTCCCGAAACCGGCTGAGACCGTCCTTCGGCTCAGCCGATCAGCAACTTGAGCGCCAGACAGTCGATTATGACGTCCTCAGAAGAGGCCGCCCCCTCTTCCCATTTCTGACTTCGGCGGATTCCCACTCGGGGGAAACTCGAACGGGAGCTGGATCGAAACGGTCGTCCCCTCTCCACGACGGGAGGAGAACGCGATCGTTCCCCCCAGCCGTTCGATGACGTTGCGAGCGAGGTAGACCCCCAGTCCCATCCCCTTCCCCGGCTCCTTGGTCGTGAAGAAGGGTTCTCCGATGCGTCGCAGTGTCTCAGGGTCGATCCCCTGTCCGGAGTCGTGGATCGTCATCGACATCTGTCCCCCGGAGGCCGTGACCTGACACGAGACGCCCTCCGGCCCGCCGCTGGCGTCGACCGCGTTCTTCACGATCCCGCGGATCGCCTGGGACAGCCCGTGCAGCGGGGCGCGGACGGGGATCGATTCGATCCTGGGGTCCATGGTAACGGTGACCGGGGCCCGGGGATCGACGCCGTCCACGCACTCCCGGACGAGATCGCCGACGGTGGTGGTCATCAGCGACTCGCCGATCACGAGGCCGGCGTCGCTCGACATGCGGTCGAGGATCTCGCGGCAGCGTTTCAGCTCGGAGCGGATCGTCGAGACATCCTGGACCGTCTGATCCGTCACCTTCCCCGAGACGACTTCCCGCTCGACTTCCTTGGTGATGATCGCGATCGTCGACAGCGGCGAGGAGAGCTCATGCGCCGCGCCGGCCGCCAGCGTTCCGAGCGATTCCAGCCGTTCGCTGCGGGCGCGGGCCTGGGCGAGTTCCCGGACGCGATCTTCGAGGTGGGCCACCTGTCCGCGGATCCGCGTAATGAAGAGGACGATCACGCTCCCGCAGGCGGCGTAGGCGACGAGCGATCCGAGCCGGACGAGGTCGACTCCCAGCCAGGTGATGTCCGATAGGGCCGAAGGGAAGTGGAGCCCCCGCAGCGGCCGGAACCAGACGTTGAGGAACGCCACGCAGCCGACGGCGAAGAGGGTGAGTCCCCACACCCAGCTCCGCGGGAGGAGGACCGCGGCGAGGACGATGTTGACGAAGTAGAAGAGGCTGAAGGGGTTGGCCATCCCTCCCGTGAGGTAGAGCAGCCCGGTCAGGGCCACGAGATCGCAGAGCATCGACAGACCGACGGCGTGCTGCCACGGGTGGAACACCGGGTCGCGCAGCCGCGGGGGCCACGAGCGGTAGGCAATCATCAGGAAGGCGTTGAGGGCCGCGGTGCCGCCGATCACCGCCAGGAGCGGTCCCAGGGGGAGCTCGACCCCCATTACGAAGTGGACCATCAGGATGGTGAGGAGCTGTCCGACAACCGCCACCCACCGCAGTGCGACGACGCCCCGCACATTGATTGCGATCCGTTCGTCAATATCATCATCGGTTGGCGCGCGAAGACCGCGGCCAGTGGACGGAAAGAGATGGGTGTCGTCCCAGTTCGGCATCGTCGATCGGTCTCCGTCGCGCCCGTCTTCCGAGTGAGGTCAGTTTTGTTCGAGGAACGTGCAGAACAAGGAGAGGGGTTTTCGCTGGTGCGAAAGCCCGGTCTACGGCTTGAACGGCGCGGTCTCACGCTGCTGCTGGGGGGCGTGCTGCTGCTCCCCATTCTGGCGGTTTCGATTATCTCGGCCACCCTGCCGACGGCGCATGATCATCCGCTGAATGTGGCGACGCGGCTGGTCAATCCGGGGGCGGCGGATGCGGCCGTGGTCGTTCACAACGGGGAGGCGGTGGAGCTAGCGAGTTTGCGGGTCGAGCTGAACGGCGCTTACTTCCACTTGCCGAAGGGGCGGCTGGCGCCGGGGACGGACCTGGAGTTGCCGCTCGACTGGTTTGCGAAGAAGACGGGGAACACGTTCGATCCGCGGGAGACGCCGGTGCGGGCGATTGATATTTCGGCGAGGCTGCCGGGGAATCGCCGTGCGGTTTACCGGGAGACGGTGGGACACGCAGTGAAGGAAGAGGCCCCAGCCGAGGGCGACAGATCATAGCCGGGTCCAGGGGCACCCTGGTGGGGAGTGCAGAGGGGCAAGGCCCCTTTGCCCGCCGGAGGCTGTCTCGCCGGAAGATGTCTGAAGGAGATCGTGTCCAAGCGCGGACACCGTGTCGGATGCCCCCCCACCAACCCGCGGGGATTCCAAGGCGAGCGGTGAGTCCTCAACGCCGGTGCCACAAAGGGGACATCCGTTGTGTCCCACGGTTCCTCATGGAAGTGCCTCCGGCGGCAAGGGGTTGCCCCCTTGACCCCGGCTGCCGTCGCACGATGGGTTTGAGCGAGCAACGTCGTGCCGGCAAGGACGGCGTCAGACCAGTTCGCTGATGACCTGCCCCTCTTGAAGAATCGGCATCGGCCGGCCACTGTAGTCGTTGAACGACCACTCCGGATTGATCCCCAAGTGCCGGTACACCGTCGCCCACAAATCATTCGGCGTCAGCGGACGATCCTTCGGGACTTCTCCCTTCGCCGTCGTCGAACCGATCACCTGACCCATCTTCATTCCCCCCCCCGAAACGATCAGCGACATCGAGTTCGGCCAGTGGTCCCGCCCGGGCTGTGACACACCGGTCTGGGTTCCAATGCTGTTCTCGATCCGCGGCGTCCGCCCGAACTCGCCCGTCACGACGAGCAGCACCTTCTTATCGAGACCGCGGGAGTAGATGTCCTCAATCAGCGCCGTCACGGCCTTGTCATACAGAGGGAAACGCACGAGAGCGTCATCCCAGATGTGGCAGTTCACCGCGTGCGAGTCCCAGTTGTACGTCCCCTGCTTGAGGAACTCGATCCCCGACTGGTAGGGGTTCTCAAAGACGATCGTGACGTAACTGCACCCCGCCTCAACAAGCCGCCGCGCGACGAGAGCCCGATGTCCCCAGGCGTGGCGTCCATATCGCTCGCGGAGCGAGTCGGGCTCCTTCGAAAGGTCGAAGGCATCCCGCATCCGGGAGGTCGTGATCATCTCGATCGCCCGGCGGTTGAAGTCGTCCATCGCCTCCATCATGCCGGAGGCGTCGACCGAGCGGCGGACCTTGTCGAAGCCCTTCTGGAGCAGGAGCCGGTCGTTCATCCGGTCCGCGACGGAGTTGTCGAGCGAAACGTTCGTCAGCTTGAAGTTCGCGCTTCCCGGATCGCCCGGAATGGCGTGGGGGACATAGGACGGTCCGAGGTAGGCGGATCCGAAGGCGAAGACGTCGACGCCGTCCCGTCCTCCGTCGGTCATCGAGACGTGGTTCGGGATTCCGTTCCGGCGTCCTTCACGGCACTTGGAGACGATGGAGGCGGCGGCGGGGTTGTCGTTGACGGTATCGACGGGCGACTTTGGGATGCGGCCGGTGAGAAACCGTTTGTGTCCGCCGCCGTGGTCGGCGAAGGTGTGGGCGATTGAGCGGATGACGGTGTACTTGTCCGCGCACTTGGCGTGCAGCGGCATGAGCTCGCAGACGTCGAGGCCGGGGACGTTGGTCGGGATGGGGGTGAAGGCGCCGCGGTATTCGGCCGGGGCGTTCGGCTTCATGTCGTACATGTCGAGGTGCGGGGGGCCGCCCGGCAGCCAGACGAAGATCACCGAGGTGTCGAGTCCCGCGTCGAGTCCGCCGCTGACGCCGGCCTCGGCCTTGAGGCGCATGACGTCGGCCATCGAGAGTCCGCCGACGCCGAGTGCGCCCATACGGAGGAAGGAGCGGCGGGAGAGAGGTCCGGGGCATCGGTGTTCCGCGCGGCGCGCAGCGGAACCGTGAGCATCTGACGAGCGGCGGGCCATAGCAGTTCATCCCGAGGCAGGATGTCGCGGTCGGCGACAGCGTGAAAGCAGGTGGGTCATCCTACCGGGAATATCATCGACAGATCAACCGACTCTTATCAATAGAATCCATGCCGGCATGTTCATTCGAACACCGCCATAGCGGGGGTCCAGGGGGTACCCCTGGTGGGGAGTGCAGAGGGGCAACGCCCCTTTGCCCGCCGGAGGCCTGGCCGTCGGGAGATGTCTGAAGGAGTGCGCGTCCAAGCGCGGCCAACGTGCCGTATGCCCCTCACAAACCCGCGGGGATCGCAAAGCGAGCGTCGAGTCCTCACCGCCGGTTACGGGAGACATTCCAGGAACCACTGCGGGTGTGAGAAGTCGGGAAACAACAGATCCGCGTAGCACTCCCGCAACTCCTTGCACGTATACATCCCTGTCCCCACCGCCACCGTCCGGGCCCCGATCGACTTGCCGCAACGGACATCGGACGGCGTATCGCCAATGACCCACACATCATGCGGCTCCACCTGCCGCCCCAGATGCCGGTGCGACGCCTCATACGCCATCCGCGCCACATCGTTCCGGTCGAAGTGATTGTCCCCGAACCCCCCGTACTGGAAATACCGGTCGATCTCGAAGTGCCGCAGCTTCAGCCAGGCCCCCTCTTCAAAGTTCCCAGTCAGCAGCCCCAGACTCACATCCGGCCGCGCCGCCAGCAGTTCCAGCAGTTCCCGGACCCCCGGCAACACCGCCCCGTCGAGCTCCGCCAGCGCCTGCGGCAGCCGCTGGAAGTAGCCGCTGACAAAGGCGTTCCACCGCGCCTCGTCCGCGTCGAGCCCCACGAACTGGAACAGGTCCGTCATGATCGCCCGGTCGGTCCGCCCCGCGGCCGGGATGTCGCACGGCTGATGCGCAAGACCAAACGTCTCGGCAATCGCCCGCTCCATCGCCACCTGCCCCGCCCCGCCCGACAACAGCAGCGTTCCATCGATATCGAACAGAATCACGTGTCTCATGGGGGGCAGGATAGCTGGGAGGACGTTGGAGAGGGATAGCTTGGGGGGAGGAGGGACTGGGGTCTAGAGTCTAGGGACCAACGACGAGCAGGGTGACTCTCCTTCCCTGGTCCCTAGACTCTCGACCCCAGACCCGCTTCCCCCCGTCTGGAGCCCGGCCACCCCACCGGCTATCTTGAAACCTCTTCCCGCCTCCGGAGATTTTCCATGCCTCGCTCCTCCCGCCGACGGTTCCTCCAGACTTCTTCCGCCCTCGTCGGAGCCGGCACGCTGCTCGGCCCGGTCTGGCCCGTCGGGGCCCAGGAGAAGGCGGCCGGTGAAAAATCGCCGAACGGCCGCTGGCGGATCGGCTGCATCGGAATGCGGTATCAGGGGAGCGTCATCACCCGCGAGGCGCTGCCGTTCGGCGATGTCGTGGCGATCGCCGACGTCG of Planctomyces sp. SH-PL14 contains these proteins:
- a CDS encoding cytochrome c3 family protein — encoded protein: MLAIPGLLAGGAYLGAIVFAATAPETLYVGHEPKQPIPFSHKLHAGRLKLDCRYCHNTVDKAAFASIPPSATCGNCHSGADAKGNVPYASVRSESPLLAVLRQSIATQDSIPWKKVHDLPDYVYFDHSAHVNRGVGCVSCHGRVDRMDIVRQDKTLSMTFCLDCHRNPEPHLRPLDKVTDLAWVPETSATKVGQEIKAALGVHPKTNCSTCHR
- a CDS encoding response regulator transcription factor — its product is MMAVEAKSCLIVDDDEVLRTRLGRAIEARGYQVMTAADGDAALAIAASACPDMAIIDLKMPGMNGLELLTRLREQCATTRVVVLTGFGSIANAIAAIRAGAVNYVTKPADATEILAAFDASPESDLTIEEDELQAPSLAEAEWNHIQRILDECGGNISQAAKLLDIPRRTLQRKLKKRAP
- a CDS encoding ATP-binding protein → MPNWDDTHLFPSTGRGLRAPTDDDIDERIAINVRGVVALRWVAVVGQLLTILMVHFVMGVELPLGPLLAVIGGTAALNAFLMIAYRSWPPRLRDPVFHPWQHAVGLSMLCDLVALTGLLYLTGGMANPFSLFYFVNIVLAAVLLPRSWVWGLTLFAVGCVAFLNVWFRPLRGLHFPSALSDITWLGVDLVRLGSLVAYAACGSVIVLFITRIRGQVAHLEDRVRELAQARARSERLESLGTLAAGAAHELSSPLSTIAIITKEVEREVVSGKVTDQTVQDVSTIRSELKRCREILDRMSSDAGLVIGESLMTTTVGDLVRECVDGVDPRAPVTVTMDPRIESIPVRAPLHGLSQAIRGIVKNAVDASGGPEGVSCQVTASGGQMSMTIHDSGQGIDPETLRRIGEPFFTTKEPGKGMGLGVYLARNVIERLGGTIAFSSRRGEGTTVSIQLPFEFPPSGNPPKSEMGRGGGLF
- a CDS encoding DUF1501 domain-containing protein; amino-acid sequence: MADVMRLKAEAGVSGGLDAGLDTSVIFVWLPGGPPHLDMYDMKPNAPAEYRGAFTPIPTNVPGLDVCELMPLHAKCADKYTVIRSIAHTFADHGGGHKRFLTGRIPKSPVDTVNDNPAAASIVSKCREGRRNGIPNHVSMTDGGRDGVDVFAFGSAYLGPSYVPHAIPGDPGSANFKLTNVSLDNSVADRMNDRLLLQKGFDKVRRSVDASGMMEAMDDFNRRAIEMITTSRMRDAFDLSKEPDSLRERYGRHAWGHRALVARRLVEAGCSYVTIVFENPYQSGIEFLKQGTYNWDSHAVNCHIWDDALVRFPLYDKAVTALIEDIYSRGLDKKVLLVVTGEFGRTPRIENSIGTQTGVSQPGRDHWPNSMSLIVSGGGMKMGQVIGSTTAKGEVPKDRPLTPNDLWATVYRHLGINPEWSFNDYSGRPMPILQEGQVISELV
- a CDS encoding HAD family hydrolase — its product is MILFDIDGTLLLSGGAGQVAMERAIAETFGLAHQPCDIPAAGRTDRAIMTDLFQFVGLDADEARWNAFVSGYFQRLPQALAELDGAVLPGVRELLELLAARPDVSLGLLTGNFEEGAWLKLRHFEIDRYFQYGGFGDNHFDRNDVARMAYEASHRHLGRQVEPHDVWVIGDTPSDVRCGKSIGARTVAVGTGMYTCKELRECYADLLFPDFSHPQWFLECLP